The following proteins are co-located in the Echinicola sp. 20G genome:
- a CDS encoding response regulator, producing MVNEIKILLVEDDPFIGDMIKSDLLKTFSQGQVNITGPATSFQEGAELLNSDTFDIALLDIDLNGDETAGIRLALLINQIGSIPMVFLSGLPKNTGFDIAKLTMPYAFLRKPYRRQELEDLMELLVIKQSQSKKGNNNQLYHRSKSSNNTRPTIFVTTGHGELTGLPIKELVLLEADDKVIKAYLLNKEQPIVFNSPGLKNFYDENHHLLGKSFFQLSRKYVIDLKKIISIKNNHVHLPKYSKNPSYPLYFSLPIPQNGEKRKLLFDKLGLESK from the coding sequence ATGGTAAACGAAATAAAAATATTATTGGTAGAAGATGATCCGTTTATTGGAGATATGATAAAAAGTGATTTGTTAAAAACTTTTTCACAGGGTCAGGTAAACATTACCGGGCCGGCCACCTCATTTCAGGAGGGGGCAGAGTTGCTAAATTCAGACACATTTGATATTGCTTTGTTGGATATTGACTTAAATGGGGATGAGACAGCAGGAATCCGGCTGGCTTTACTGATCAATCAGATAGGTTCCATCCCAATGGTTTTTCTATCTGGTTTGCCAAAAAATACTGGCTTCGATATTGCGAAACTTACAATGCCATATGCCTTTTTAAGAAAGCCATACAGAAGGCAAGAACTTGAAGATTTAATGGAATTATTGGTAATCAAGCAAAGTCAAAGTAAAAAAGGGAACAATAACCAGTTATATCATAGAAGCAAGTCATCAAATAATACTAGGCCAACTATCTTTGTTACAACCGGACATGGAGAACTTACAGGGTTGCCCATCAAAGAATTGGTTTTATTGGAGGCAGATGATAAGGTAATCAAGGCATATCTCCTTAATAAGGAGCAGCCAATAGTGTTTAATTCTCCAGGGCTTAAAAACTTTTATGATGAAAACCATCACCTACTGGGGAAAAGCTTTTTTCAATTAAGCAGGAAATATGTTATTGATCTCAAGAAGATCATATCCATAAAGAACAATCATGTTCATCTGCCTAAATACAGTAAAAACCCGTCTTATCCTCTATATTTTTCGTTACCCATTCCGCAAAATGGAGAAAAAAGAAAATTACTTTTTGACAAGCTTGGACTAGAAAGTAAATAA
- a CDS encoding LuxR C-terminal-related transcriptional regulator, with protein MNNSASINKDQTQEKLAAFEMVAKWLPGIKIIQQIDPIQNLFICEKGIQHYGLSPAFFKHLPTREFEKIIFSPHHQDTCFLGTREGQSLDERETKLYLQRKVFDHKTIMELVMVKKVFSENADAPLLQLIQIIPIKFQSWAMAKMERVIQEMNFKKANYKKFNLLTERNKEVLAHMVSCCKAEEISEMLGISVNTVNTHKKKIKDLLVLEESHEVLWYGLAFDLLSC; from the coding sequence ATGAATAACTCAGCCTCCATAAATAAAGACCAAACCCAAGAGAAGCTTGCTGCTTTTGAGATGGTTGCAAAATGGTTGCCGGGGATCAAAATTATCCAACAGATAGACCCTATTCAAAACCTGTTTATTTGTGAAAAGGGGATACAACATTATGGCTTATCACCAGCTTTTTTTAAGCACTTACCCACTCGTGAATTTGAGAAAATTATTTTTTCACCACATCACCAGGACACTTGCTTTTTAGGCACAAGAGAGGGACAGTCTCTTGATGAACGAGAAACAAAATTGTACTTACAACGAAAAGTATTTGACCATAAAACAATCATGGAATTGGTCATGGTGAAGAAGGTATTTTCAGAAAATGCAGATGCTCCATTACTTCAACTCATCCAGATTATTCCCATTAAGTTCCAGTCATGGGCAATGGCCAAAATGGAACGGGTTATTCAAGAGATGAATTTTAAAAAGGCCAATTACAAAAAGTTCAATCTATTGACAGAGAGAAACAAGGAAGTATTGGCTCATATGGTGAGCTGCTGTAAAGCAGAAGAAATCAGTGAAATGCTGGGTATCTCCGTCAATACCGTGAACACCCATAAGAAAAAGATCAAGGATTTACTGGTATTGGAAGAAAGTCACGAAGTGCTCTGGTATGGACTTGCATTTGATTTATTGTCATGTTAA
- a CDS encoding outer membrane beta-barrel protein — MKKLFFLITFVIVTLSAKGQSTGELRLQVGGDYGFEIERFGVNFGAEYLFLDNISVAPNFTVYFPEEDVNASNLNLDVRYYLSHQQLQFYGMAGFTTLWVSSKYMGIKASASNSGANIGVGTVIKFTDNFGINPEVKYQTLGDGQVVVKAGLVYLLQ, encoded by the coding sequence ATGAAAAAACTATTCTTTTTAATAACTTTTGTGATAGTTACTTTAAGCGCAAAGGGTCAGAGCACTGGCGAATTGCGCTTGCAAGTGGGAGGTGACTATGGTTTCGAGATTGAGCGATTTGGAGTGAATTTTGGAGCAGAGTATTTGTTTTTGGACAATATCTCTGTTGCGCCCAATTTCACGGTGTATTTTCCAGAGGAAGATGTAAATGCAAGTAACCTGAATCTGGATGTAAGGTATTATTTAAGCCATCAACAACTTCAGTTCTATGGTATGGCTGGGTTTACAACTCTTTGGGTATCATCTAAGTATATGGGTATAAAGGCCTCCGCAAGTAATTCTGGTGCAAATATCGGGGTTGGAACAGTAATAAAGTTTACTGACAATTTTGGTATTAATCCTGAAGTAAAATACCAAACCCTAGGAGATGGGCAAGTTGTTGTCAAGGCAGGTCTGGTGTATTTGCTTCAGTAA
- a CDS encoding HAD family phosphatase → MKIDKNIDFFVFDLGGVIIDLDIPFTISQLGENLNGDGKALSENFMMNPIHHAYEKGEINDATFRAEIRNAFKKDWSDLEIDNIWNAMLGKIPMQKIELLQYLRKSHPVYMLSNTNGIHFKRVEEILLEDTGISTFNELFDHVFLSHEMGCRKPDTIIYEKVLDHIGMPADRGVFFDDTAPNLLGAEKVGLRTCHINHPNALMDYFSDVQ, encoded by the coding sequence ATGAAAATAGATAAAAATATCGATTTTTTTGTTTTTGATCTCGGTGGGGTGATCATTGATTTGGATATTCCGTTTACCATCAGTCAATTAGGTGAAAATCTGAACGGTGACGGAAAAGCACTCTCTGAAAACTTTATGATGAACCCTATCCATCATGCTTATGAAAAAGGTGAAATCAATGACGCCACTTTTAGGGCAGAAATCCGAAACGCCTTTAAAAAAGACTGGAGTGATTTAGAAATTGATAATATTTGGAATGCGATGTTGGGAAAAATACCCATGCAGAAAATAGAGTTGCTTCAGTACTTAAGAAAATCTCATCCCGTCTATATGTTGTCCAACACAAACGGTATTCATTTCAAAAGGGTCGAGGAAATCTTATTAGAGGATACTGGGATATCTACTTTTAATGAGCTTTTTGATCATGTGTTTTTAAGCCATGAAATGGGCTGCCGTAAGCCAGATACTATTATCTATGAAAAAGTTTTGGATCATATAGGAATGCCAGCAGATAGAGGAGTGTTTTTTGATGATACGGCACCCAACCTGCTCGGAGCAGAAAAGGTAGGACTTCGAACCTGCCATATTAATCACCCAAATGCCCTGATGGATTACTTTTCGGATGTACAGTAA
- a CDS encoding rhodanese-like domain-containing protein, with protein MEDITVEELKERLDNKESFAFLDVREEWEYEEDNLGANNIPLSQLPNALGELEEYKDQELIVHCRSGARSGNAKKFLETKGFTKVRNVLGGIMAYRELEEE; from the coding sequence ATGGAAGACATTACGGTAGAAGAATTAAAAGAACGATTGGACAATAAGGAATCCTTTGCCTTTTTAGATGTTCGTGAAGAATGGGAATACGAGGAAGATAACCTTGGTGCCAATAATATTCCACTGTCCCAGTTACCAAATGCTTTGGGTGAGTTGGAGGAATACAAAGACCAGGAATTGATCGTTCATTGCCGCTCAGGTGCAAGGAGTGGAAATGCGAAGAAGTTTTTAGAAACAAAAGGTTTCACCAAAGTAAGAAATGTCCTGGGAGGCATTATGGCATACAGAGAATTAGAAGAAGAGTAG
- a CDS encoding site-2 protease family protein, producing MYSNKEYLKHSLLFIVTFVCTTLAGGEWLFGRSILSDEMPLTWDYFVQSMAFSIPFVGILLIHELGHLFTSIHHKVKSSLPFFIPFWLGFLGAPSIGTMGAIIKMKDFVSSRKKFFDIGVAGPLAGFVIAFGVLVYGFQNLPDADFIYEIHPEYLDPDYSLEESGGVNIQLGYNLLFYGMQELLADPDKMPNMSEVIHYPYLFAGYLALFFTALNLLPIGQLDGGHVVFGLFPKHHRKISLSFYTVFLFFAGLGMVNPYEGTSYLIFALPLYLIFIYICFRKSSLKNQTKWTLTLSIVTLQYVLLYFYPHLEGYSGWLFFAFILGRLIGIEHPPVRDGKPINPPRKVLAWLAIIIFILCFTPQPFQIA from the coding sequence ATGTACAGTAATAAAGAATACCTTAAGCACAGTTTACTGTTTATTGTCACATTTGTGTGTACTACCTTGGCAGGTGGAGAGTGGCTGTTTGGAAGAAGTATTCTTTCTGATGAAATGCCGCTTACTTGGGACTACTTTGTCCAGTCCATGGCTTTTTCCATTCCCTTCGTAGGGATTCTATTGATACATGAATTGGGACATTTATTTACTTCTATCCATCATAAGGTAAAGTCCTCTTTGCCCTTTTTCATTCCTTTTTGGTTAGGCTTTCTAGGCGCTCCATCTATTGGGACCATGGGTGCGATTATTAAAATGAAGGACTTTGTCAGTAGCCGTAAAAAGTTCTTCGATATAGGTGTGGCTGGTCCTTTGGCAGGTTTTGTTATTGCCTTTGGTGTGTTGGTATATGGGTTTCAAAACCTTCCAGATGCTGACTTTATTTATGAAATTCATCCAGAGTATCTTGACCCTGATTATTCTCTGGAAGAGAGTGGGGGAGTCAATATTCAATTGGGCTACAACCTGCTTTTCTATGGCATGCAAGAGCTTTTGGCAGACCCTGATAAAATGCCCAACATGAGTGAAGTTATTCACTATCCATATTTGTTTGCTGGGTATTTGGCCTTGTTTTTTACTGCCTTGAATCTCTTGCCCATTGGGCAGCTGGATGGGGGCCATGTGGTGTTTGGATTGTTTCCTAAACATCACCGGAAGATTAGTCTTAGTTTCTACACGGTATTTTTATTCTTTGCTGGCTTGGGGATGGTTAATCCCTATGAAGGAACCAGTTATTTGATTTTTGCACTGCCGCTTTATTTGATCTTTATTTATATCTGCTTTAGGAAGTCCAGCCTTAAAAACCAGACAAAATGGACCTTAACCTTGAGTATTGTGACATTGCAATACGTGCTGCTCTATTTTTACCCACATTTGGAAGGGTACAGTGGTTGGTTGTTTTTTGCCTTTATTTTGGGAAGGCTGATTGGAATTGAGCATCCTCCAGTAAGGGATGGGAAACCGATCAACCCGCCAAGAAAAGTATTGGCTTGGCTGGCCATTATCATATTTATCCTGTGCTTTACACCACAACCATTCCAGATAGCCTAA
- a CDS encoding NACHT domain-containing protein produces the protein MEKNLEIQFELFKKFMELIADMDNVGKPYYAYRRPDAQKLRRKLMKLEEKNVDYFLPGINTIRDYFTLSQNKIQNITSLSYSERTLNSLSLFIGINSYYEFCDKIKYELGYGHILTGDLIYKSRRGLNASSSTSQSPPGKSEQEVALDKQAILLGQLRENSNSYRDSLYRGRFKNVRIEKILLADASLASTLPAEVKNRDRQLDLFTAIRSLGEKDIHHAIILGSGGMGKTMSLLHLWERLLEDKNQPIPLFIALNEYTSYAKKEEQNFIRWYIAHHYLGESSPTKKSENKIWNLLKKKPEKEQQGIVLLLDGFNEVTANLDELIGELSKLSTEAPNVQMIVTSRYVEIQNYTWARNSEVLELVHLGKNTISEYLSKNRFSIPTEGSKLFELLGNPLMLTLYAPTEQIIKDFNQDDRFSFFEVQTEAELLWNFQEALLAKLFKHSETNRNEYFYAAFLIRYVVPFVAWRMEKEEAFFITNDFGQNPKFNFNTVIGEACEKLRESGILKIFPDIRKITDRISLQKLDEHADIDRSEEIKGYLTLHLNILVQEGSDLRFLHQNFRDFYAACHLRNCITFSLSEQKRPIEWKERTLPIYLRKMLGELEGEYLFDAQELLQEKELPLRIKKNYLTRLIDSCRDQDMTENYTVWNLVTILHEVRGTLAGADLRNLDLRGIILNHIPLTAFRGTKYLPARFKGAKLDGKQIVSQSHSSGVTTAEYSSNGDKILSSSGDGTIKEWSTYTGECIASYEHSNIVNSAIYSTDSKRIISFSMENGIKQWATDTGKCEWVFNDDRLLITSAICSSDGAQLVTATGRSTIKIWSILGRKCVFTLIGHKDRVNSAMYCPDELRIVSASDDMTIKEWSVATGECIWTFRGHEQAINSAIYSPDGLRIVSASEDETIKEWSVETRECMSTYEGHLGSVNSAKYSPDGLRIVSASSDGTIKEWSVATGECIRTIRGHKKEVNSAVYSQDGKTILSASIDHTIKEWSTNTGECLKSFGTESSDCRIAIYSSDSRRVLSVVNENTINEWSITNGKCIKLINHPETITHVKYSKNCKMIHSQSTDFPNYIIRIWSLYTGKCIKHLKLKNTTSVNPIFSHDERHILYAHENNIKKISASTLKLAKLYKGHLKPVKAIEYDISGKNIISASSDMTIKIWDSDSEECIKTIKVDSPNIKNIEIDPKGEHFITISTNKIEIWSTITLDCMLSVHFDTLKYDQFIFDHRKKRIFSISFHSIKEFSAITGDCLRTVEVPNTLFNIDINPDGTKILTTDLYKSKICEWSSDTLKLIHTIHSEIGLFVQSLDFRKIHPDSVFTKEEKDRLRRYGAIFDDQDELEWNKAVKDAYGEMEEE, from the coding sequence ATGGAAAAAAATCTTGAAATTCAGTTCGAATTGTTCAAAAAATTCATGGAGCTAATCGCTGATATGGACAATGTGGGAAAACCATACTATGCCTACAGACGGCCAGATGCGCAAAAATTACGTCGAAAACTAATGAAACTGGAAGAAAAAAATGTTGACTATTTTTTACCAGGTATAAATACTATCAGAGATTATTTTACTTTATCACAAAATAAAATTCAAAATATAACAAGTTTATCCTACTCTGAAAGAACACTGAATTCGCTAAGCCTTTTTATTGGAATAAATTCTTATTACGAATTTTGCGATAAAATCAAATATGAACTTGGTTATGGACATATTCTTACTGGCGATCTTATCTATAAATCTCGCCGGGGATTAAATGCTTCTTCAAGCACATCACAATCCCCTCCCGGCAAAAGCGAACAAGAAGTTGCTTTAGACAAGCAGGCTATTTTACTGGGACAATTGAGGGAAAATTCAAACTCCTACAGAGACTCACTTTATAGAGGCCGATTCAAAAATGTAAGAATAGAAAAGATTCTTCTTGCAGATGCTAGTCTTGCTTCCACTCTCCCAGCAGAAGTCAAGAATAGGGATAGACAATTGGATCTTTTTACCGCTATCAGATCCCTAGGAGAAAAAGACATTCATCATGCCATTATACTTGGGTCAGGAGGCATGGGAAAGACCATGTCGCTTTTGCACCTATGGGAACGGCTCTTGGAAGACAAAAATCAACCTATTCCCCTTTTTATCGCTCTCAATGAATATACCAGTTACGCCAAGAAGGAAGAGCAAAATTTCATTCGATGGTACATAGCCCATCACTATTTAGGTGAAAGCTCGCCCACTAAAAAGTCAGAAAACAAAATCTGGAATCTGCTCAAAAAGAAACCGGAAAAGGAACAACAAGGCATCGTTTTACTATTGGATGGCTTCAATGAGGTAACGGCCAACCTAGACGAATTAATTGGAGAACTATCCAAGCTATCAACCGAGGCTCCAAATGTTCAGATGATCGTCACTTCTCGCTATGTGGAGATTCAAAACTATACTTGGGCGAGGAACTCCGAAGTCTTGGAGTTAGTCCATTTAGGAAAAAATACGATTTCGGAATATCTGTCCAAAAACAGATTTTCTATCCCAACCGAGGGTTCCAAGCTTTTCGAATTATTGGGTAATCCTTTGATGTTGACCCTTTATGCTCCTACAGAGCAAATTATTAAGGATTTCAACCAAGACGATCGTTTTTCATTTTTCGAAGTACAGACAGAGGCAGAGTTACTCTGGAATTTCCAAGAAGCCCTCTTAGCCAAATTATTTAAACATTCCGAAACGAACCGGAACGAATATTTCTACGCCGCATTTTTGATTCGATATGTGGTTCCGTTTGTAGCCTGGAGGATGGAAAAAGAGGAGGCCTTTTTTATCACCAATGACTTTGGACAAAACCCTAAATTCAACTTTAATACGGTAATCGGAGAAGCTTGCGAGAAACTAAGGGAAAGTGGTATCCTAAAAATATTCCCGGATATCAGAAAGATCACGGATCGGATTTCCCTGCAAAAATTGGATGAACATGCAGACATCGACCGCTCCGAAGAAATCAAAGGCTATTTGACACTCCACCTAAATATCTTGGTTCAGGAAGGAAGCGATCTTCGCTTCCTGCACCAAAACTTCCGGGATTTCTACGCTGCCTGCCATTTGCGAAACTGCATTACTTTTTCTCTCTCCGAGCAAAAAAGACCCATCGAATGGAAGGAAAGAACATTACCTATCTATCTTAGGAAAATGCTAGGAGAACTGGAAGGAGAATACCTATTTGATGCACAGGAACTATTACAGGAAAAAGAACTCCCCTTGCGGATCAAAAAAAACTATTTAACACGCCTCATAGATTCCTGTAGAGATCAGGATATGACAGAGAACTATACGGTTTGGAATTTAGTCACAATTTTGCATGAAGTCAGAGGTACTTTGGCTGGGGCGGATTTAAGAAATCTGGATTTAAGAGGAATTATACTGAACCACATCCCACTTACAGCTTTTAGAGGGACAAAATACCTTCCTGCGAGATTTAAGGGAGCTAAATTGGATGGAAAACAGATTGTCTCCCAAAGCCATTCTTCTGGAGTAACAACAGCTGAATATAGTTCAAATGGAGACAAAATTCTGTCATCATCTGGAGACGGAACTATTAAAGAATGGTCGACTTATACAGGAGAATGTATAGCATCATATGAACACTCCAACATTGTAAATTCAGCAATCTATAGTACTGATAGTAAACGAATTATTTCGTTTTCTATGGAAAACGGTATAAAGCAATGGGCAACCGATACCGGAAAGTGTGAGTGGGTCTTTAATGATGATCGGCTGCTGATCACTTCAGCAATATGCAGCAGCGATGGTGCGCAACTTGTTACCGCAACAGGACGTAGTACAATTAAAATTTGGTCCATTCTGGGTAGAAAATGCGTATTTACTCTCATTGGCCATAAAGACCGTGTCAATTCTGCTATGTACTGCCCCGATGAATTGAGGATAGTCTCTGCATCTGACGATATGACTATCAAAGAGTGGTCAGTCGCAACAGGCGAATGCATTTGGACATTTAGAGGGCATGAACAGGCAATTAATTCTGCCATATACAGTCCAGATGGGTTAAGGATAGTATCCGCCTCTGAGGACGAAACGATCAAAGAGTGGTCGGTAGAAACTCGAGAATGTATGAGTACATACGAGGGGCATTTGGGTTCCGTAAATTCTGCCAAGTATAGCCCAGATGGATTAAGAATAGTATCTGCCTCTTCGGACGGAACAATCAAGGAATGGTCGGTTGCTACCGGAGAATGTATAAGAACAATTAGAGGACATAAAAAAGAAGTTAATTCTGCGGTGTACAGCCAAGATGGTAAAACAATACTATCAGCTTCTATTGACCATACTATCAAGGAATGGTCAACCAATACAGGGGAATGCCTAAAATCGTTTGGAACTGAAAGTTCAGATTGCAGGATAGCTATCTATAGTTCAGATAGTCGAAGAGTTCTCAGTGTAGTCAACGAGAATACCATTAATGAGTGGTCCATCACTAATGGAAAATGTATAAAACTTATAAATCATCCTGAAACTATCACACACGTTAAATACAGTAAAAATTGCAAAATGATCCACTCCCAATCCACAGACTTTCCTAATTATATTATAAGAATATGGTCACTATACACCGGAAAATGCATTAAACATTTAAAATTGAAAAATACAACAAGCGTTAATCCAATCTTTAGCCATGACGAAAGACACATTCTATATGCTCATGAAAATAACATAAAAAAAATATCAGCAAGCACTCTTAAATTGGCCAAGTTGTATAAAGGACATCTTAAACCAGTCAAAGCTATCGAATATGACATCTCTGGAAAAAATATCATTTCAGCCTCCAGCGATATGACTATTAAAATTTGGGATAGTGATTCTGAAGAATGTATCAAGACAATAAAAGTGGATTCTCCCAATATCAAAAACATAGAAATAGACCCAAAAGGGGAACACTTTATTACGATTTCTACAAATAAAATTGAAATTTGGTCAACTATTACTTTGGATTGTATGCTTTCAGTACATTTCGATACCCTCAAATACGATCAATTTATATTTGACCATAGGAAAAAGCGAATTTTTTCAATTTCCTTTCATTCTATAAAGGAATTTTCCGCTATTACTGGTGATTGTTTGAGGACTGTAGAAGTCCCGAATACTTTGTTTAATATTGATATAAACCCGGATGGAACAAAAATACTCACAACAGATCTTTATAAATCTAAAATTTGTGAATGGTCGTCTGATACATTAAAACTAATTCATACTATTCATTCAGAAATAGGTCTTTTCGTCCAATCCCTCGATTTTCGAAAAATCCATCCAGATTCGGTTTTCACCAAAGAAGAAAAAGACCGCCTTCGACGTTATGGGGCGATCTTTGACGATCAGGATGAATTGGAATGGAATAAGGCCGTGAAGGATGCCTATGGGGAAATGGAGGAGGAGTAA
- a CDS encoding tetratricopeptide repeat protein encodes MKFDFKFIRTWSLISFFLVWTICFSFGQEPFQSKQDSLFDLTNTYLDEGKYQEANQVLLPLLQDRKWINNLTNKRKVTNNLGFSYYYLGQYDSSNHFYILTNQAATELKDTVKIISSFKSIAMSYRRMGLYSKSLESSQKALEVAKIKKDTGSASEILNTIGLMYIDLGENELAAKSHRESLALALAIGDSTMEAYAYNNLAMAYRKLNYIDSSLYYNFRSLDLKNRLSIVNTASTLTNIGLDFLKLNQLDSAQKYLEWANIVYHKNEHQIGYLVSYNNLADLFLHLGQYQIAKSYLDSGATLLHAVTLKDLLLDHYDLKVRVNEKMGQHEDALMALKKLADLKEEVFLEEKLQVQKVESRFLLRERELENEYLEQETVLAQARIRTNEQFIIFLAILVGLSIIFGLFLFRFNRKLKEKNLIIIDQKKDNEHRIYNFLTRLQQLLRLASESISDEKAKEVLRNSEAAIISIASLQEYLTYSNHEEEDVLLGKYLLDLTAHLEELFRHTGQKIDFRVEIDSNAKSTRLSVPTLLNLGLIVSEIITNASKYAFNETINYPKISVSLKRQANVILIHLEDNGIGISNEASEGLGTKLIGRLARYIQAEISLQSDVGTRYTLKLIRK; translated from the coding sequence ATGAAATTCGATTTTAAATTTATCAGGACATGGTCGCTAATAAGTTTCTTTCTTGTTTGGACCATTTGCTTTTCTTTTGGTCAAGAACCCTTCCAGTCAAAGCAAGACTCATTATTTGACCTTACCAATACTTACCTTGATGAAGGTAAGTACCAAGAAGCTAATCAGGTACTACTGCCTTTACTTCAAGATAGAAAATGGATTAATAATCTAACCAATAAAAGAAAAGTCACCAATAATCTAGGCTTTTCTTATTACTATCTGGGACAATATGATTCCTCCAATCACTTTTACATACTTACTAACCAAGCTGCCACTGAACTAAAAGATACCGTAAAGATCATTAGTTCATTTAAATCGATAGCTATGAGCTATAGGAGGATGGGCTTATATTCAAAATCCTTGGAAAGTAGCCAGAAAGCTTTAGAAGTGGCAAAAATTAAAAAGGATACAGGAAGTGCCTCTGAAATCCTCAACACAATCGGACTAATGTATATAGACTTGGGGGAGAATGAATTAGCTGCAAAAAGTCATAGGGAATCTTTGGCATTGGCATTGGCCATTGGTGACTCCACCATGGAAGCATATGCCTACAATAACTTGGCAATGGCCTATCGAAAGCTAAATTATATAGATAGCAGCTTATATTACAATTTCAGGTCCCTTGATCTAAAAAACAGATTGTCGATAGTAAATACTGCATCTACTTTAACCAATATTGGCTTAGATTTTTTGAAATTGAATCAGTTGGATTCTGCCCAAAAGTACCTTGAATGGGCAAATATTGTTTATCATAAGAATGAACATCAAATAGGATACCTAGTAAGCTATAATAATCTAGCCGACTTATTTCTTCATTTAGGCCAATATCAAATTGCCAAATCCTATCTGGATTCCGGCGCAACATTGTTACATGCGGTCACCTTAAAAGACCTATTATTGGATCATTATGATTTAAAAGTAAGAGTCAATGAAAAAATGGGACAGCATGAAGATGCACTCATGGCTTTAAAAAAGTTGGCGGATTTGAAAGAAGAAGTATTTTTAGAAGAGAAGTTGCAAGTACAAAAGGTAGAATCAAGGTTTCTACTGAGAGAAAGAGAATTGGAAAACGAGTATTTAGAACAGGAAACTGTTTTAGCACAAGCTCGTATTCGAACAAATGAGCAGTTTATTATCTTTTTAGCTATTCTAGTAGGATTGTCTATTATATTCGGACTTTTCTTATTCCGTTTCAATAGAAAACTAAAGGAAAAAAACCTCATTATCATTGACCAAAAAAAGGACAATGAGCATAGAATTTATAATTTCCTTACTCGTCTGCAACAGCTACTTCGACTTGCTTCTGAAAGTATTTCTGATGAGAAGGCAAAAGAAGTGTTAAGAAACTCTGAAGCAGCAATTATTTCTATAGCTTCGTTGCAGGAATATTTGACCTACTCAAATCATGAAGAGGAAGATGTGCTGCTGGGAAAATACCTTTTGGACTTGACAGCACACCTTGAAGAATTGTTCAGGCATACAGGGCAGAAGATTGATTTTAGGGTAGAAATCGATTCCAATGCTAAGTCAACAAGATTATCAGTCCCTACCTTACTGAACCTGGGGCTGATTGTTTCGGAAATAATTACCAATGCTTCCAAATATGCATTTAACGAAACCATCAACTATCCCAAAATAAGTGTTTCATTAAAAAGACAGGCAAATGTCATTTTAATTCATTTGGAAGATAATGGTATTGGAATATCCAATGAAGCAAGTGAAGGGCTAGGCACAAAATTAATAGGTCGATTGGCTAGGTATATCCAAGCTGAAATAAGTTTACAGTCCGATGTGGGAACGAGGTATACACTTAAGTTGATTAGAAAATAG